A single window of Rubripirellula lacrimiformis DNA harbors:
- a CDS encoding transposase, with translation MGRPKRADEAGGIYHALNRGNAKADIFHKPEDFDAFERILAEGLSRYPCQILAYQLMSNHWHFVLRPTADGGMSQFLGWVTLTHTMRLHAHYGTSGEGHVYQGRFKSFPVEDDDHFYTVCRYVERNSLRANVVDRAEDWRWGSLSRWLEKPERDPKLLSPWPIPRLPNWCQRVSEALSDDELKAVRRCVRRGSPFGSEAWVETTARRMNLESTLRSRGRPTKPRPQPSKSKKES, from the coding sequence ATGGGACGACCAAAACGTGCAGACGAGGCTGGTGGGATCTATCACGCTCTGAATCGGGGCAACGCGAAAGCGGACATTTTCCACAAGCCGGAGGACTTCGATGCTTTCGAGCGAATTCTTGCCGAGGGGCTCAGCCGCTATCCCTGCCAGATTTTGGCTTATCAGCTGATGTCGAACCACTGGCACTTTGTGCTTCGTCCGACCGCCGACGGTGGGATGAGTCAGTTTCTTGGATGGGTCACGCTGACCCACACAATGCGGTTGCATGCTCACTACGGAACGTCCGGCGAAGGACATGTCTATCAGGGCCGTTTCAAGAGTTTTCCCGTCGAGGACGATGACCATTTTTACACGGTGTGCCGTTACGTAGAGAGGAACTCCCTGCGGGCCAACGTGGTGGATCGCGCAGAAGATTGGCGCTGGGGATCCCTCTCACGTTGGCTCGAAAAGCCCGAACGCGATCCGAAGTTACTTTCTCCATGGCCGATCCCCCGTCTTCCGAACTGGTGCCAGCGAGTCAGCGAAGCTCTATCGGACGATGAGCTGAAGGCGGTTCGTAGGTGCGTTCGGCGAGGCAGTCCCTTTGGCAGTGAGGCGTGGGTTGAAACGACCGCCCGGCGAATGAACCTCGAGTCGACGTTGCGTTCACGCGGTCGCCCCACGAAGCCGCGTCCGCAGCCGTCGAAGTCGAAAAAAGAGTCCTGA
- a CDS encoding sigma-54-dependent transcriptional regulator, protein MTPSASILLVDDDRHLAESMALWLREMSHQVETVATLSEAKQALATRRFDLVMTDLRLGGEDGFELIGYTRKKFPDVAVLVITGYATPETAVEAVRAGAYDLLTKPLIDDELTLAIERAIGQREITRQNEELRQQLDRRAGLENILSHDYRMLKIFDVVDSIADARASVLITGENGTGKSMIARAIHARSQRRSGPFVEVACGALPDTLLESELFGHVAGAYTGANTDRAGKFQLADSGTLFLDEIATATPAMQVKLLRVLQEFQFEQLGGTETHSVDTRVILATNENLSQAVEAGRFRQDLYYRVNVVNIVLPSLRERMGDLPLLVDHFLREAAETCGRDVDGFDMDAIETMQAYAWPGNIRQLENVVERAVLLGRGPVLTVEDLPPELTGSGADASTSLTAGSAPTVSLGDVSGKTLREALEGPERQIILQTLRANHWNRAATADDLDINRTTLYKKMKRLGLDDPRLQFA, encoded by the coding sequence ATGACTCCCTCTGCTTCGATACTACTGGTCGACGATGACCGCCACCTAGCCGAATCGATGGCCCTGTGGCTGCGTGAAATGTCGCATCAGGTCGAAACGGTGGCCACGCTGTCCGAAGCCAAACAGGCCCTGGCGACACGTCGCTTCGATCTGGTCATGACGGATTTGCGTCTGGGCGGCGAAGATGGATTCGAATTGATCGGTTACACCCGCAAAAAATTCCCTGATGTCGCCGTCTTGGTGATCACCGGATACGCGACCCCCGAAACCGCCGTCGAAGCGGTCCGCGCCGGGGCCTACGATCTGCTGACCAAGCCACTGATCGATGACGAGTTGACGCTGGCGATCGAACGAGCCATCGGGCAACGCGAAATCACACGCCAGAACGAAGAACTACGCCAACAACTGGATCGTCGCGCCGGGCTGGAGAACATTCTCAGCCATGACTATCGGATGCTGAAGATCTTTGACGTCGTCGATAGCATCGCCGACGCACGTGCATCGGTTCTGATCACCGGCGAAAACGGAACAGGTAAAAGCATGATCGCGCGGGCCATTCACGCTCGCAGCCAACGTCGCAGCGGCCCATTTGTCGAAGTCGCCTGCGGTGCACTGCCTGACACACTACTGGAAAGTGAATTGTTCGGACACGTCGCTGGTGCCTACACCGGCGCCAACACCGATCGTGCTGGCAAGTTCCAATTGGCGGACAGTGGGACGCTGTTCTTGGACGAGATCGCCACCGCAACACCTGCGATGCAGGTGAAACTGCTGCGAGTGCTTCAGGAATTTCAGTTCGAACAGCTGGGCGGAACCGAGACGCACTCGGTCGACACGCGAGTGATTCTGGCGACGAACGAAAACCTAAGCCAAGCGGTCGAAGCGGGACGGTTCCGCCAAGATCTGTACTACCGAGTCAACGTCGTCAATATCGTGCTGCCGTCGCTGCGGGAACGAATGGGTGACCTGCCATTGTTGGTCGACCATTTCCTTCGCGAGGCTGCTGAAACCTGCGGGCGGGACGTGGATGGTTTCGACATGGACGCGATCGAAACGATGCAGGCTTACGCGTGGCCAGGAAACATTCGCCAGCTAGAAAATGTTGTGGAACGAGCTGTCTTGCTGGGGCGTGGTCCCGTGCTGACCGTCGAAGATCTGCCACCGGAATTGACCGGCAGCGGCGCCGATGCATCAACCAGTTTGACCGCCGGCAGCGCACCAACCGTCAGCCTGGGCGATGTTTCCGGCAAAACTCTGCGTGAAGCTTTGGAAGGACCCGAACGGCAGATTATCTTGCAAACGCTGCGAGCGAATCATTGGAACCGCGCGGCAACGGCCGACGATTTAGACATCAATCGCACCACGTTGTACAAAAAAATGAAACGCCTAGGCCTCGACGATCCCCGCCTACAATTCGCTTAG
- a CDS encoding transposase, with amino-acid sequence MGRPKRADEAGGIYHALNRGNAKADIFHKPEDFDAFERILAEGLSRYPCQILAYQLMSNHWHFVLRPTADGGMSQFLGWVTLTHTMRLHAHYERKKVSGLFSSVEKF; translated from the coding sequence ATGGGACGACCAAAACGTGCAGACGAGGCTGGTGGGATCTATCACGCTCTGAATCGGGGCAACGCGAAAGCGGACATTTTCCACAAGCCGGAGGACTTCGATGCTTTCGAGCGAATTCTTGCCGAGGGGCTCAGCCGCTATCCCTGCCAGATTTTGGCTTATCAGCTGATGTCGAACCACTGGCACTTTGTGCTTCGTCCGACCGCCGACGGTGGGATGAGTCAGTTTCTTGGATGGGTCACGCTGACCCACACAATGCGGTTGCATGCTCACTACGAACGAAAAAAGGTGTCAGGACTCTTTTCGAGTGTTGAAAAGTTTTAA
- a CDS encoding ATP-dependent Clp protease adaptor ClpS, translating into MADQQTMVAEPEVELKREQKQKPKKQPRYNVVLWDDADHSYDYVVLMMKRLFHHPIEMGFQIAKQVDNGGKAICLTTTLEHAELKRDQIHAFGKDELIASCKGSMSATIEPIS; encoded by the coding sequence ATGGCAGATCAGCAAACGATGGTGGCCGAGCCCGAAGTGGAGCTCAAACGAGAACAGAAACAAAAGCCGAAGAAGCAACCTCGGTACAACGTCGTCCTATGGGACGATGCCGATCACAGCTACGACTACGTCGTGCTGATGATGAAACGGTTGTTTCATCATCCCATCGAAATGGGATTCCAGATCGCAAAACAGGTCGACAACGGCGGCAAGGCGATTTGCTTGACCACGACGCTGGAACACGCCGAACTGAAACGCGACCAGATCCATGCCTTTGGGAAGGACGAATTGATCGCCAGCTGCAAGGGCAGCATGTCGGCCACGATCGAACCGATCAGCTAG
- the nagA gene encoding N-acetylglucosamine-6-phosphate deacetylase, which yields MTILCIINGTAVLPDRLLRDAVVVCRDERISYVGTARSRVPAGAKVIDAKGAYICPGFVDIHIHGGGGADVMDGTVDAVSTVCQSHSRHGTTTLFPTTSTGTDDQIHAMLAACVEVRDGWTVDAGSKIGGVHLYGPYFAKGKVGCHNESVCRTPKAAEFRRYFDTGIVRVATCAAELPGAAAFYRYATKQGCLVTCGHSNSSWSEMDAGFANGMRHVDHFWCAMSNVSSVRNRLGVPMQGSMLEYVLSNPEMSTEVIADGKHLAPELLNFAWRMKGSQRLCLVTDCNRALDMPPGRYRFGPKSDGSWFTSDGEVGWASTGSLASAVMGMDHMVRTMHKIGGVPLHEAVRMATLTPAERTGIDEHVGSLAKGKQADIVLLSKTLKVKQVYINGHRTKKGVRTLFEC from the coding sequence GTGACCATTCTGTGCATCATCAACGGTACTGCTGTTCTGCCCGACCGTTTGCTTCGCGATGCGGTGGTTGTTTGTCGCGACGAACGGATCTCTTACGTCGGCACCGCTCGCTCTCGTGTTCCCGCCGGGGCGAAGGTCATCGACGCAAAGGGCGCCTACATTTGCCCAGGATTCGTTGATATCCACATTCACGGTGGCGGTGGCGCCGATGTGATGGACGGTACGGTGGATGCGGTCAGCACGGTCTGTCAGTCTCACTCTCGACATGGAACGACGACGCTGTTTCCGACGACCAGCACCGGGACCGATGATCAAATCCATGCGATGTTGGCGGCTTGCGTCGAGGTCCGCGATGGTTGGACCGTGGACGCGGGCAGCAAGATTGGCGGCGTACACCTGTACGGTCCCTACTTTGCCAAAGGGAAGGTTGGCTGTCACAACGAATCGGTTTGTCGTACCCCCAAGGCAGCCGAGTTTCGACGCTACTTTGACACTGGCATCGTCCGAGTGGCGACCTGCGCGGCGGAACTTCCAGGAGCGGCTGCGTTCTATCGCTATGCGACAAAGCAAGGCTGTTTGGTCACTTGTGGACACTCCAATTCCAGCTGGTCAGAGATGGACGCTGGATTTGCAAATGGAATGCGGCACGTTGATCATTTCTGGTGTGCGATGAGCAACGTGTCGTCGGTTCGCAATCGACTGGGCGTTCCGATGCAAGGCAGCATGCTGGAATACGTGTTGTCCAATCCGGAAATGAGTACCGAAGTGATCGCTGATGGAAAGCATCTAGCACCCGAGCTGCTGAACTTTGCTTGGCGAATGAAGGGCAGCCAGCGACTGTGTCTGGTCACTGACTGCAACCGCGCGTTGGACATGCCACCGGGGCGTTACCGATTCGGCCCCAAGTCCGACGGGTCTTGGTTCACGAGCGATGGCGAAGTCGGTTGGGCGTCCACGGGATCACTGGCCAGCGCCGTGATGGGAATGGATCACATGGTCCGAACGATGCACAAGATCGGCGGTGTTCCACTTCACGAAGCTGTTCGGATGGCGACCCTGACGCCAGCCGAGCGAACCGGGATCGACGAACACGTGGGAAGTCTGGCCAAGGGAAAACAAGCCGACATCGTCCTGCTGAGCAAAACCCTAAAAGTAAAACAGGTCTACATCAACGGCCACCGAACGAAAAAAGGTGTCAGGACTCTTTTCGAGTGTTGA
- a CDS encoding OsmC family protein, which translates to MAPHESLTPIVRKVEESSDPKEHGSSLQPVQKREVVLRLEAESLDNMRKRATVRVDQPKGSTFEIICDEGPYLGGDDSAPPPLAYYSASIAFCLLTQLSRYAAIKKLKISSMKLAQETRFTMEGSVIQGTLAGRGVEVVTHLDIESDEPEEVIQQMIEVGKNSCFIHQSIMNPVPSTIQAKVNGTLLS; encoded by the coding sequence ATGGCGCCGCACGAGTCACTGACGCCTATCGTCCGCAAAGTCGAAGAATCTTCCGATCCGAAGGAGCACGGATCCAGTCTGCAGCCGGTCCAGAAAAGGGAAGTGGTGCTGCGATTGGAGGCCGAATCGCTGGACAACATGCGCAAGCGGGCGACGGTTCGAGTCGACCAACCCAAGGGCAGCACATTCGAAATCATCTGTGACGAAGGCCCGTATTTGGGCGGGGACGATTCGGCGCCACCGCCACTGGCCTATTACAGTGCCAGCATCGCGTTCTGCTTGCTGACTCAGTTGTCACGTTACGCGGCGATCAAGAAGCTGAAGATCAGCAGCATGAAGCTGGCCCAGGAGACGCGGTTCACGATGGAGGGCTCCGTTATTCAAGGCACGCTGGCCGGCCGAGGCGTCGAGGTCGTCACTCACCTGGACATCGAATCGGACGAACCCGAGGAAGTGATCCAACAGATGATCGAAGTCGGCAAGAACAGTTGTTTCATCCACCAATCGATCATGAATCCCGTGCCATCAACGATTCAAGCCAAAGTCAACGGAACGCTGCTAAGCTGA
- a CDS encoding response regulator transcription factor, whose product MTLRVMIVDDHEVTRLGIAEILESAGHHWAGSFASGEQAVEAMTGESTCDVVLMDIRMPSQDGLAATQQLRADHPNLQVVVFSAYDNPTYIARAAALGVYDYLLKDTLATSLLPTLQRIASDQPPPPDSRLLRLSKLMGQEINPRDLPPELPLTGREGQVLRHVAFGLSNKEIAKSLVISVETVKEHVQNILRKTKATDRTDAAVRAVRLGLAD is encoded by the coding sequence ATGACACTGAGGGTAATGATCGTCGACGACCACGAAGTGACTCGTTTGGGGATCGCAGAAATATTGGAATCGGCAGGCCATCACTGGGCAGGTTCGTTCGCCAGCGGCGAACAGGCAGTCGAGGCAATGACGGGCGAATCCACTTGTGACGTCGTGCTGATGGACATTCGCATGCCATCGCAGGACGGGTTGGCCGCGACACAGCAGTTGCGGGCCGATCATCCGAATCTGCAGGTGGTCGTGTTTAGCGCCTACGACAACCCGACTTACATCGCTCGGGCGGCAGCGTTGGGAGTCTACGATTACTTATTGAAAGACACGCTTGCAACGTCGTTGCTGCCTACATTGCAACGCATCGCCAGCGATCAGCCGCCGCCGCCCGACAGCCGACTGCTGCGGCTGTCAAAATTGATGGGCCAGGAAATCAATCCCCGCGACCTGCCGCCCGAACTGCCGCTGACCGGTCGCGAAGGCCAGGTCCTGCGTCACGTGGCGTTTGGGCTTAGCAACAAAGAGATCGCAAAGTCACTTGTGATCAGCGTGGAAACGGTCAAGGAGCATGTTCAAAACATCCTGCGAAAGACCAAGGCGACCGATCGAACCGACGCCGCCGTCCGCGCCGTCCGCCTGGGCTTGGCCGATTGA
- the serS gene encoding serine--tRNA ligase gives MLDRKFIIQNSQLVSENCVRRGVTCDVDRLVALDSQRLEKLRLAEELNRQANDTSKQIPKAADQDARQALIEQGRKLREQKDAAQKEHDELELAILEIQSEIPNLTHPDIPTGGEDDAKELSFGKTPKPAFDFKPLDHIQLGEKHDLFDFEAGARVSGAGFYYLKNEAVRLDLALQQFAISLLSDRGFTPVTTPDLALTHILQGIGFNPRGPETQIYSVENTELNLVGTAEITLGGMLAGQTIDAESLPLKFCGLSHCFRTEAGAAGRASKGLYRVHQFTKVEMFAFTAPSESDATHEMMRSLECEIFDALEVPYRVVDTASGDLGGPAYRKYDLEAWMPGRGDGGEWGEVTSTSNCTDYQSRRLNVRSKQAGQKGTEFVHTLNGTAVATGRAMIAIMENHQQSDGTINVPAVLRPWVGKDTIG, from the coding sequence ATGCTCGATCGAAAATTCATCATTCAGAACTCGCAACTTGTCAGCGAAAACTGTGTCCGCCGAGGTGTCACCTGCGATGTCGATCGTTTGGTTGCGTTGGATTCGCAGCGGCTAGAGAAACTGCGGTTGGCGGAAGAGTTGAATCGGCAGGCCAACGACACCAGCAAACAGATCCCCAAAGCAGCCGATCAGGATGCTCGACAAGCCTTGATCGAACAGGGGCGTAAACTGCGTGAACAGAAAGATGCCGCTCAAAAAGAACACGACGAACTAGAACTGGCGATCTTGGAAATTCAGTCCGAGATTCCCAACCTGACTCACCCCGATATTCCTACCGGCGGTGAAGATGACGCCAAGGAACTGTCGTTTGGAAAGACGCCCAAACCAGCTTTCGATTTCAAACCGCTGGACCATATTCAGCTGGGCGAAAAGCATGACCTGTTCGACTTCGAAGCCGGCGCGCGAGTTTCCGGCGCAGGCTTCTATTACCTAAAGAACGAAGCAGTCCGTTTGGATCTGGCGCTTCAGCAGTTCGCGATCAGCCTGTTGTCGGATCGTGGATTCACGCCGGTGACGACTCCCGACTTGGCGCTGACGCACATCCTGCAGGGCATCGGTTTCAATCCGCGCGGTCCAGAAACTCAGATCTATAGCGTTGAAAACACCGAACTGAACTTGGTCGGTACCGCCGAAATCACCTTAGGCGGCATGTTGGCGGGGCAAACGATCGACGCCGAATCGCTTCCGCTGAAATTCTGTGGACTCAGCCACTGTTTCCGAACCGAAGCCGGCGCCGCTGGTCGGGCTTCCAAGGGACTGTACCGCGTCCACCAGTTCACCAAGGTCGAAATGTTCGCCTTCACGGCGCCCAGCGAAAGCGACGCGACCCACGAAATGATGCGCTCGTTGGAATGCGAAATCTTTGACGCGTTGGAAGTCCCCTACCGAGTCGTCGACACAGCAAGCGGCGATCTGGGCGGACCCGCCTATCGCAAGTATGACCTAGAGGCATGGATGCCTGGCCGTGGCGACGGCGGCGAGTGGGGCGAAGTCACCAGCACCAGCAACTGTACCGATTACCAATCCCGTCGCCTCAATGTCCGTTCCAAACAGGCCGGACAGAAGGGCACCGAGTTTGTTCACACCCTGAACGGAACCGCCGTCGCCACCGGTCGTGCCATGATTGCGATCATGGAAAACCACCAGCAATCCGATGGCACGATCAATGTCCCCGCAGTGCTCCGGCCCTGGGTCGGAAAGGACACGATCGGCTAG
- a CDS encoding sigma-70 family RNA polymerase sigma factor, protein MSLSEVDRLLLQRCLDQAPRAWQDFVDRFLGLVVHVANHTSQSRGITIDRATRDDLVAEVFLTLVGNDFAVLRRFRRNCSLATYLTVVSRRVIARRLAKLRSHAAGGEASVDAESKHADHRSIESRIADKDEVQRLMQQLGPVEANVVRMYHLEGRSYQEISQVVGVKENSVGPMLSRARQKMRNGRP, encoded by the coding sequence GTGAGTCTCTCAGAGGTCGATCGGCTACTGCTTCAACGATGCTTGGACCAAGCTCCACGCGCGTGGCAAGATTTCGTAGACCGATTTCTTGGTCTGGTGGTGCACGTCGCCAACCATACATCCCAGTCTCGTGGCATCACGATCGACCGCGCAACGCGGGATGATCTGGTCGCCGAAGTCTTTCTGACTTTGGTGGGGAACGATTTTGCCGTGCTCAGGCGGTTTCGACGAAACTGCTCGTTGGCGACTTACTTGACGGTGGTCTCACGACGCGTCATCGCACGGCGATTGGCAAAGTTGCGATCACACGCCGCTGGCGGTGAAGCGTCCGTCGATGCGGAATCCAAGCACGCAGACCATCGGTCCATCGAATCGAGAATCGCGGACAAGGACGAAGTGCAGCGGTTGATGCAGCAGCTGGGGCCCGTCGAAGCCAACGTCGTACGGATGTATCACCTGGAAGGCCGAAGTTACCAAGAGATCAGCCAGGTCGTCGGCGTCAAGGAAAACAGCGTCGGACCCATGTTGAGTCGAGCCCGCCAAAAAATGCGGAACGGCCGCCCCTAA
- a CDS encoding twin-arginine translocation signal domain-containing protein: MPNRRTFLKTSLMASAATAAFSPSANLVHAAANDVPADENLIGHGDFRYRVNKDWAQVNPFRFPIDNCHEMVQDSKGRLVMIGDDPRNNIIIFDKSGKILDSWGTYWPGGHGLTLVDEGGEDMLYVCESGWARSLQDGVTMVRQNGYVAKMTIDGKMIFTISHPMTVGAYTPEMLFQPTETAVAGNGDIYVADGYGSDFILRYDQHGKFIQKFGGRNNDDKNYNLVNAHGIALDNRDPANPRLIVTSRSQQSFKYFSLDGKWIKTVPLANLKICRPVIHGDQVYAGVCWSHNFAKVNVPKPWLYQSGFTMVMDKNDRVVSCPGGEQPIYEDGVLQTVNQDKARTFYHGHDVCIDEDDSVYVCQWNGERTAPVKLERV, encoded by the coding sequence ATGCCGAATCGTCGTACCTTTCTAAAAACCAGCCTCATGGCGTCCGCTGCGACGGCTGCTTTTTCTCCATCCGCGAATCTTGTGCACGCCGCAGCCAATGACGTGCCGGCCGACGAAAATCTGATCGGGCATGGTGACTTTCGCTATCGCGTCAACAAGGACTGGGCACAGGTCAATCCGTTTCGGTTCCCGATCGACAACTGCCACGAGATGGTCCAGGATTCGAAGGGCCGGTTGGTGATGATCGGTGACGACCCACGCAACAACATCATTATCTTTGACAAGTCCGGGAAAATCCTCGACAGCTGGGGGACTTACTGGCCCGGCGGTCATGGTCTGACTTTAGTCGATGAAGGCGGCGAAGACATGCTGTACGTCTGCGAAAGTGGCTGGGCACGTAGTCTTCAGGACGGCGTCACGATGGTCCGTCAAAATGGATACGTCGCTAAGATGACGATCGACGGAAAGATGATCTTCACCATCAGCCATCCGATGACCGTGGGCGCCTACACTCCCGAGATGCTGTTTCAGCCCACTGAAACGGCGGTTGCGGGCAATGGGGATATTTACGTTGCCGATGGTTATGGATCCGACTTCATCCTGCGATACGACCAACACGGCAAGTTCATTCAGAAATTCGGCGGACGCAATAACGACGACAAAAACTACAACTTGGTCAACGCACACGGCATTGCACTGGACAACCGGGATCCCGCCAATCCTAGACTGATCGTGACCAGCCGTTCCCAGCAATCGTTCAAGTACTTTTCGTTGGATGGCAAGTGGATCAAAACGGTGCCGTTGGCCAACCTAAAGATCTGCCGACCGGTGATCCATGGCGACCAAGTTTACGCCGGCGTGTGCTGGAGCCACAACTTTGCGAAAGTCAACGTGCCCAAGCCGTGGCTGTACCAATCCGGATTCACGATGGTCATGGACAAAAACGATCGCGTGGTCTCTTGCCCCGGAGGTGAGCAACCGATCTATGAAGACGGCGTTTTGCAAACGGTGAACCAAGACAAGGCCAGAACGTTCTATCACGGTCACGATGTTTGCATCGATGAAGATGACAGCGTTTATGTTTGCCAGTGGAACGGCGAACGCACCGCTCCGGTCAAGCTGGAACGGGTTTAG
- a CDS encoding NYN domain-containing protein has protein sequence MSNTNPENSIALLIDADNAPAAKIDFIISELATYGVVNIRKAYGNWTKRPLDGWVKVLHEYAITPKQVFDLVKGKNAADMSLLIDAMDILYTKQVKTFGLVSSDCDFTPLVLRLREDGKQVIGFGRQKSPEPFVLACSHFIYLDEDDTSKTPQKKKEKSVSSLKQNTKLMNTLRTAVKEAADEDGWAALGPVGAHISNQSPFNHRTYGFPKLSDMFEEIDLFDVKKSTQAGQASVRVRLRK, from the coding sequence ATGTCGAACACAAATCCTGAAAACAGTATCGCCCTGTTGATTGATGCGGACAACGCGCCTGCCGCAAAGATCGACTTCATCATTTCGGAACTTGCCACCTATGGCGTGGTCAATATCCGTAAGGCGTACGGGAACTGGACCAAGCGTCCGCTGGATGGTTGGGTCAAAGTGCTGCACGAGTACGCGATTACCCCCAAACAGGTGTTCGACCTGGTGAAGGGGAAAAACGCGGCTGATATGTCGTTGTTGATCGACGCCATGGACATCCTGTACACCAAGCAGGTCAAAACATTCGGACTCGTTTCATCGGACTGCGACTTCACCCCGCTGGTGCTGCGACTACGCGAGGATGGCAAGCAGGTGATCGGATTCGGTCGGCAAAAATCGCCAGAACCCTTTGTTCTAGCGTGCAGCCATTTCATTTATTTGGATGAAGACGACACCAGCAAAACGCCGCAAAAGAAGAAGGAGAAGTCTGTCTCGTCGCTAAAGCAGAATACAAAACTGATGAACACGCTTCGAACGGCGGTCAAGGAAGCAGCCGACGAAGACGGTTGGGCAGCCCTGGGGCCAGTGGGGGCCCACATTTCCAACCAGAGTCCATTCAATCATCGTACCTACGGTTTTCCCAAACTCAGTGACATGTTCGAAGAGATTGATCTGTTCGACGTTAAAAAGAGCACGCAAGCTGGACAAGCGTCGGTGCGAGTGCGGCTTCGAAAGTAG
- a CDS encoding dipeptidase codes for MSTNSLLESLEKNAPRHLEELIQWLRIPSVSSDSTHKDDVIEAATWLADKFRGAGLAVEILPTEGHPMVLAETPPVDGAPVVVVYGHYDVQPVEPLDQWITGPFEPTVRQGNLYARGATDDKGQVLTHVQSVCDALAEGRPLPIQIKFLIEGEEEVGSENLERMLPDLAERMACDCVVISDSGQYSDGQPAITYGLRGIATYELKIDGPSQDLHSGSFGGAVMNPAIALSHVLSSIVDSNGRIQLPGYYDDVVELSDQERKAWQALPIDEAAFAKSIGVDELFGESGFTADERRWARPTFDVNGITAGHQGEGVKTIIPATASAKFSFRLVPNQDPKKVTASLETHLAQHMPPGVRYTLTPDHGAPGMLADTQSRFMAAANHAIEAAFGKKPVLIREGGSIPIVTRFQEVLQCDCLLLGWGLSDDNAHSPNEKFRIADYHRGIRASALLWDELGKLKSAP; via the coding sequence ATGTCGACTAACTCTTTGCTGGAATCCCTGGAAAAAAACGCCCCACGCCATCTGGAGGAACTGATTCAGTGGCTTCGGATCCCAAGCGTTAGCAGCGATTCAACCCACAAAGACGACGTGATCGAAGCAGCCACTTGGTTGGCGGACAAGTTCCGCGGGGCAGGACTGGCGGTCGAAATTTTGCCCACCGAAGGCCATCCGATGGTGTTGGCAGAGACTCCGCCGGTCGACGGTGCACCCGTGGTGGTCGTTTACGGGCATTATGACGTCCAACCGGTCGAACCCTTGGACCAGTGGATCACTGGACCATTCGAACCGACCGTCCGTCAGGGCAACCTGTATGCCCGCGGTGCGACCGATGACAAAGGCCAAGTGCTGACGCACGTCCAGAGTGTTTGCGACGCGCTGGCCGAAGGACGCCCCCTGCCGATCCAGATCAAGTTCCTGATCGAAGGCGAAGAAGAGGTCGGCAGCGAAAATCTGGAACGGATGTTGCCCGACTTGGCCGAGCGGATGGCATGCGACTGTGTCGTGATCAGCGACAGTGGGCAGTACTCCGACGGACAACCGGCCATCACGTACGGTTTGCGAGGCATCGCCACCTACGAATTGAAAATCGATGGTCCCAGCCAAGATTTGCACAGCGGTTCATTCGGTGGTGCCGTTATGAACCCGGCGATCGCACTGTCGCACGTCTTGTCGTCGATCGTCGATTCCAATGGGCGAATCCAGTTGCCCGGGTACTACGACGACGTGGTGGAACTGAGCGATCAGGAACGGAAAGCTTGGCAAGCGCTGCCGATCGACGAAGCCGCCTTTGCAAAGTCGATCGGCGTCGACGAATTGTTCGGTGAATCAGGCTTCACCGCCGATGAACGCCGCTGGGCACGGCCAACCTTCGACGTCAACGGCATCACTGCCGGACACCAAGGGGAAGGCGTCAAGACCATCATCCCTGCCACGGCATCGGCCAAGTTCAGCTTCCGATTGGTGCCCAACCAAGATCCCAAGAAAGTCACTGCATCGCTGGAAACACACTTGGCCCAGCACATGCCACCGGGCGTCCGTTACACGCTGACCCCCGACCACGGTGCACCGGGAATGTTGGCCGATACCCAAAGCCGGTTCATGGCCGCGGCAAACCATGCGATCGAAGCCGCGTTCGGGAAAAAGCCCGTTCTGATTCGCGAAGGCGGATCGATCCCGATCGTGACCCGTTTCCAAGAAGTGCTTCAGTGCGATTGCCTGTTGCTCGGCTGGGGACTGTCGGACGATAACGCCCATAGCCCGAACGAAAAATTCCGCATCGCCGACTATCACCGGGGCATCCGTGCGTCGGCGCTGCTGTGGGACGAACTGGGCAAACTCAAGTCGGCACCCTAG